Proteins encoded by one window of Mesorhizobium sp. INR15:
- a CDS encoding glycosyltransferase family 2 protein gives MNTDVRDSQNAKANLTPSVSVIIPTFNEFGNISKITSAIGIALRDRDHEIVFVDDDSSDGTRTEVAKLAATIPRIRLIHRIGRRGLSTAVTEGMLSTTAPFMVVIDADLQHDEKIIPEMLSFLEAKTADLVIGSRYIEGGGLGSWGKRRAQISAFATWLAKMVTKSDLSDPMSGFFAITRAAFDSSVRDLSGQGYKILLDICASSKSPLRIKEVAYQFRTRQSGESKLDALVTWEYLMLLVDKLVGHIVPARFISFSLIGGLGVFVHMVVLSVLLATGLANFFAAQGVATFTAMVFNFFVNNTLTYRDRRLRGVKEVIFGLFSFMIVCSVGAFANVGIANYLFANSHYRWWSAGLAGILLGAVWNYAATSVFTWRIRKRPNSATNAP, from the coding sequence TTGAACACCGATGTCAGAGACAGTCAGAATGCGAAGGCGAATCTTACTCCGTCGGTCTCAGTAATTATTCCGACATTCAATGAATTTGGGAATATTTCCAAGATCACGTCGGCTATCGGGATCGCTCTCAGGGACAGAGATCACGAGATTGTATTTGTCGACGACGACTCATCCGATGGAACGAGGACTGAAGTTGCAAAATTGGCTGCTACTATCCCCAGAATTCGACTCATTCATCGCATCGGACGGCGTGGACTGTCTACTGCCGTCACCGAAGGTATGCTCAGCACGACAGCTCCATTCATGGTTGTGATAGATGCCGATCTCCAACATGACGAGAAAATTATACCGGAAATGCTTTCCTTCCTTGAAGCCAAGACCGCTGACCTTGTGATTGGTTCAAGGTATATCGAAGGTGGCGGGCTGGGTTCCTGGGGCAAACGCCGAGCGCAAATTAGTGCCTTTGCAACCTGGCTAGCTAAGATGGTGACCAAAAGCGATCTTAGTGACCCGATGAGCGGCTTCTTCGCTATTACGAGAGCGGCTTTCGATAGTTCGGTCAGGGATTTATCAGGCCAAGGCTACAAAATCCTATTGGATATCTGCGCTTCCTCGAAATCTCCGTTGAGAATCAAAGAGGTCGCTTACCAGTTTCGGACGAGGCAGTCCGGCGAGAGCAAGTTGGATGCATTGGTTACATGGGAATACCTGATGTTGCTGGTCGACAAACTGGTCGGCCACATCGTTCCAGCGCGCTTCATATCTTTTTCCCTGATAGGCGGCCTTGGCGTCTTCGTTCACATGGTTGTGTTGTCAGTGCTTCTTGCCACAGGTCTTGCCAATTTTTTCGCCGCTCAAGGCGTTGCGACATTCACTGCGATGGTATTCAATTTCTTTGTGAACAACACGCTGACCTATCGCGACAGGCGTCTCCGGGGCGTCAAGGAGGTGATTTTTGGGTTGTTCAGTTTTATGATCGTATGCTCCGTGGGTGCTTTCGCGAACGTGGGCATTGCAAACTACCTGTTCGCGAACAGTCACTATAGGTGGTGGTCGGCAGGTCTGGCCGGTATTCTGCTTGGCGCCGTTTGGAACTATGCGGCGACGTCAGTCTTTACCTGGAGAATAAGAAAACGCCCGAATAGTGCCACGAATGCCCCCTGA
- a CDS encoding glycosyltransferase family 39 protein: MNLAGGNYLLRRVSIMIGCLALLTAMAALWPVYRAFLNIEIDINEGWNAYFADAAMGRMPLYPSARQLIANNYPPLSFYIVGGLGRLIGDPVLAGRLLSLAAVLVIAWGVHRAVRLLGGDATSATIGALFFGATMCRFFTGYVGMDDPHLLAQAVMTVGFVAFLQAKSQDRGYVLPILLMVGAGFIKHNIVVMPLTAMIWLGINRPRQMVKSGLLAAFAIALGFALCYLAFGSDFFNNLMSPRAYVLKHALGAVGHLQWIAVGLAAWVYVGITRRADPNLRFCNLLNTLGLVMFFVQKTGDGVAYNAQFELVFGVCIATGLAFAHAPVLPLARRWSPQTLQFILLLAICLRLVASARLEPVKLLLAPGFHAEITAREAAMSTTVARLKTTPGDATCSSTLANYRSGKPFIVDPFYVHQQVLTGHLSPDAVTKLIDAGKLTVVEADPLLHW; encoded by the coding sequence ATGAACCTGGCTGGCGGGAATTACTTGCTCCGCCGCGTGTCCATCATGATCGGCTGCCTCGCCCTGCTAACCGCCATGGCGGCCTTGTGGCCGGTCTATAGGGCGTTTTTAAACATCGAGATCGACATCAACGAAGGATGGAATGCCTATTTTGCCGACGCGGCGATGGGGCGGATGCCGCTTTATCCCTCTGCCCGTCAACTGATCGCCAATAATTATCCGCCGCTTTCCTTTTATATCGTCGGCGGTCTGGGACGATTGATCGGTGACCCTGTTCTAGCTGGGCGGTTGTTGTCGCTCGCAGCCGTTCTGGTGATTGCCTGGGGCGTTCATCGCGCGGTTCGCCTACTGGGTGGCGACGCGACCTCCGCAACCATCGGCGCATTGTTTTTTGGCGCCACCATGTGCCGCTTTTTTACCGGGTATGTGGGGATGGATGACCCTCACTTGCTGGCGCAAGCTGTCATGACAGTTGGCTTTGTTGCTTTCCTGCAGGCCAAATCGCAGGATCGCGGCTATGTCCTACCCATCCTGCTAATGGTGGGCGCGGGGTTCATCAAACACAACATCGTTGTGATGCCGCTGACGGCGATGATCTGGCTGGGCATCAACCGGCCACGGCAGATGGTGAAATCGGGGCTCTTGGCGGCGTTTGCTATCGCCTTGGGATTTGCCCTTTGTTACCTCGCCTTCGGCTCCGATTTTTTCAACAACTTGATGTCGCCGCGCGCCTATGTATTAAAACACGCCCTCGGCGCCGTGGGACATCTACAATGGATTGCCGTTGGATTGGCCGCCTGGGTCTACGTTGGCATTACGCGTAGGGCCGATCCCAATCTCCGGTTCTGCAATCTCTTGAACACGCTTGGCCTCGTGATGTTCTTTGTCCAAAAAACCGGCGATGGCGTGGCCTACAATGCGCAATTCGAACTGGTCTTTGGTGTATGCATTGCCACCGGCCTTGCTTTTGCGCACGCGCCGGTTTTGCCGCTCGCCCGGCGCTGGTCACCGCAGACGCTGCAATTTATCCTTCTGCTCGCCATTTGTCTCCGCCTGGTGGCATCCGCGCGCTTGGAGCCGGTGAAATTACTGTTGGCTCCCGGCTTCCACGCTGAAATAACCGCGCGCGAAGCCGCCATGTCCACGACGGTTGCCCGCCTTAAGACCACCCCCGGCGATGCGACGTGTTCCTCTACGCTCGCCAATTATCGTTCGGGAAAACCTTTCATCGTCGATCCCTTCTATGTTCACCAACAGGTTCTCACCGGCCATCTTTCTCCCGATGCCGTTACCAAACTCATCGACGCCGGAAAATTGACGGTAGTGGAGGCGGACCCCCTTTTGCATTGGTGA
- a CDS encoding branched-chain amino acid ABC transporter substrate-binding protein: protein MKKLSILNAAIFGLMMSTPVAFADDITFSVVGPMTGQLATIGDQFKQGAQAAADAINAAGGVNGRQIKLDVEDDQCDPKQAVSVANRIVANGVKFIDGHACSGSSIPASAVYAEAGALMMSPASSNPVLTDAAAKSGWPTIMRLYTRDDAQGAFIGPWIAKKYAGKNVVVLHDKSAYGQGVADAVRATMNAGGLKEVDYEGINAGEKDYSALVTKLKELKADVVYFGGYHPEAGLILRQSAEQNVKFQLIMPDSIASPEFWQVAGPAGEGTMFVFPSDPQAKPEAKAAVEKIKAGGFVPEGFTLFSYATIQAFAEGIKRAGSDDPAKVAEALKNGTPISTVVGDVTFDEKGDLKNASYDINQWHDGKYAPIAQ from the coding sequence ATGAAAAAATTGAGTATTTTGAACGCGGCCATATTCGGCCTGATGATGAGCACGCCTGTCGCATTTGCCGACGACATCACCTTTTCGGTGGTCGGCCCGATGACCGGACAGCTCGCCACGATCGGTGATCAGTTCAAGCAAGGTGCGCAGGCCGCCGCCGACGCGATCAACGCGGCGGGCGGTGTCAACGGCCGCCAGATCAAGCTCGATGTCGAAGACGACCAGTGCGATCCGAAGCAGGCGGTCTCCGTTGCCAACCGTATCGTTGCCAACGGCGTCAAGTTCATCGATGGCCACGCCTGCTCGGGTTCGAGCATCCCGGCTTCCGCCGTCTATGCTGAAGCTGGCGCCTTGATGATGAGCCCGGCTTCGTCGAACCCGGTGCTGACCGACGCCGCGGCCAAGTCCGGCTGGCCGACGATCATGCGCCTTTATACGCGTGATGATGCGCAGGGCGCTTTCATCGGTCCGTGGATCGCCAAGAAATACGCCGGCAAGAACGTCGTCGTTCTGCACGACAAGAGCGCCTACGGCCAGGGCGTGGCCGATGCCGTAAGGGCAACGATGAACGCCGGTGGTCTCAAGGAAGTCGACTATGAAGGCATCAACGCCGGCGAGAAGGACTATTCGGCTCTCGTCACAAAGCTCAAGGAACTGAAGGCCGATGTCGTCTATTTCGGCGGCTATCACCCCGAGGCCGGCCTGATCCTGCGCCAGTCGGCGGAACAGAATGTCAAGTTCCAGCTGATCATGCCGGATTCGATCGCTTCGCCGGAATTCTGGCAGGTTGCCGGCCCGGCTGGCGAAGGCACCATGTTCGTCTTCCCGTCGGATCCGCAGGCAAAGCCTGAGGCCAAGGCGGCCGTGGAGAAGATCAAGGCCGGCGGCTTCGTGCCGGAAGGCTTCACGCTGTTCTCCTACGCCACGATCCAGGCTTTCGCAGAAGGCATCAAGCGCGCCGGCAGCGACGACCCTGCGAAGGTCGCTGAAGCATTGAAGAACGGCACGCCGATCAGCACTGTGGTTGGCGACGTCACTTTCGACGAGAAGGGCGATCTCAAGAACGCCAGCTACGACATCAACCAGTGGCATGACGGCAAATACGCGCCGATCGCGCAGTAA
- a CDS encoding sel1 repeat family protein: MARFEMQEAGFGVMGATAQADILFELGMMYATGRDCETDVVAAHKWFNIAAIKGSARAAELRSELSAAMSKVEIARALREAREWMTIH; encoded by the coding sequence ATGGCACGTTTTGAAATGCAGGAAGCAGGTTTCGGCGTCATGGGGGCAACTGCCCAGGCCGACATTCTTTTTGAACTGGGCATGATGTATGCGACCGGCCGCGATTGCGAGACCGATGTCGTCGCCGCCCACAAATGGTTCAACATTGCCGCGATCAAGGGTTCGGCCCGCGCCGCGGAACTGCGCTCCGAGCTGTCGGCGGCCATGTCGAAGGTCGAGATCGCCAGGGCGCTTCGTGAAGCCCGCGAATGGATGACCATCCACTAA
- a CDS encoding DUF2147 domain-containing protein yields MFRKISLALAATMIMAGAAWADPIEGNWKTQAGSTAAITGGGSSFSITLKSGKYSGKNIGSFKAAGENKYTGTITDPDTDKTYSGKASVSGTSLKMSGCVLGGLICKSQTWHKL; encoded by the coding sequence ATGTTTCGAAAAATCAGCCTGGCCCTCGCGGCTACAATGATCATGGCCGGCGCGGCATGGGCCGACCCGATCGAGGGCAACTGGAAGACACAGGCCGGTTCAACCGCCGCCATCACCGGCGGCGGCAGCTCGTTTTCCATCACGCTCAAGTCAGGCAAATATTCCGGCAAGAACATTGGCTCGTTCAAGGCGGCCGGCGAAAACAAATATACCGGCACCATAACCGATCCGGACACCGACAAGACCTATTCGGGCAAGGCCTCGGTGTCCGGCACCTCGCTCAAGATGAGCGGCTGCGTGCTCGGCGGACTGATTTGCAAAAGCCAGACCTGGCACAAACTCTGA
- a CDS encoding AMP nucleosidase, which yields MPEPFGRQSFTDAEKAVAALQVLYDRNTKFLRDSFATLAAGGDNSRRYRAFYPEIGVTTNSFTQIDSRQAYGHMPTPGHFSTTITQPGLFQSYLLEQLRLIMRNHGVAVTVSESTTPIPLHFAFLEGTHVDGAAAERIKRPIRDLFDVPDLDGTDDQIANGTFEVAFGEPRPLAPFTAQRIDYSLHRLSHYTATTPQHFQNFVLFTNYQFYIDEFVARARTQMAEGGHGYAEFVEPGNVITKAGQSAPSEGVAPPRLPQMPAYHLKKPNHGGITMVNIGVGPSNAKTITDHVAVLRPHAWVMLGHCAGLRNTQALGDYVLAHAYVREDHVLDDDLPVWVPIPPLAEIQVALQEAVAEVTGLSGYDLKRIMRTGTVATIDNRNWELRDQRGPVQRLSQSRAIALDMESATIAANGFRFRVPYGTLLCVSDKPLHGELKLPGMATEFYKRQVAQHLTIGIRAMEKLSEMPMERLHSRKLRSFSETAFQ from the coding sequence ATGCCCGAGCCTTTTGGCCGGCAAAGCTTCACCGACGCCGAAAAGGCCGTTGCGGCGCTGCAAGTTCTCTACGACCGCAACACGAAATTCCTGCGCGACTCGTTCGCGACGCTGGCCGCGGGCGGCGACAACAGCAGGCGCTACCGGGCCTTCTACCCGGAGATCGGCGTTACCACCAACTCGTTCACCCAGATCGACTCGCGGCAGGCCTATGGCCACATGCCGACGCCGGGGCATTTTTCCACCACCATCACCCAGCCAGGCTTGTTCCAAAGCTATCTTCTGGAGCAGTTGCGCCTGATCATGCGCAATCATGGCGTCGCGGTCACCGTTTCGGAATCGACCACGCCCATACCGTTGCATTTCGCCTTCCTAGAGGGCACGCATGTCGACGGCGCGGCTGCAGAGCGCATCAAGCGGCCGATCCGCGACCTTTTCGATGTGCCGGATCTCGACGGCACCGACGACCAGATCGCCAACGGCACGTTCGAGGTGGCCTTCGGCGAGCCAAGACCCCTGGCGCCGTTCACGGCGCAGCGCATCGACTATTCCCTGCACCGCCTGTCGCATTATACGGCCACCACGCCGCAGCATTTCCAGAACTTCGTGCTGTTCACCAACTACCAATTCTATATCGACGAGTTCGTTGCCCGCGCACGGACCCAGATGGCGGAAGGCGGCCACGGCTATGCCGAGTTCGTCGAACCCGGCAACGTCATCACCAAGGCGGGGCAAAGCGCGCCCAGCGAAGGGGTCGCACCACCACGGCTGCCGCAAATGCCGGCCTATCACCTGAAGAAGCCAAACCATGGCGGCATCACCATGGTCAACATCGGCGTTGGCCCTTCCAACGCCAAGACGATCACCGACCACGTCGCCGTGCTGCGGCCGCATGCCTGGGTCATGCTCGGCCACTGTGCCGGGCTGCGCAATACCCAGGCGCTGGGCGACTATGTGCTGGCGCATGCCTATGTCAGGGAAGATCACGTCCTCGACGACGATCTTCCCGTCTGGGTGCCGATCCCGCCGCTGGCCGAGATCCAGGTGGCCCTGCAGGAGGCGGTCGCCGAAGTCACCGGCCTGTCCGGCTACGACCTCAAGCGGATCATGCGCACCGGAACCGTCGCCACCATCGACAATCGTAACTGGGAACTGCGCGATCAACGCGGCCCGGTGCAGCGGCTTTCGCAGTCACGGGCGATCGCGCTCGACATGGAATCGGCGACGATCGCCGCCAATGGGTTCCGATTCCGCGTTCCCTACGGCACGCTGCTGTGCGTTTCCGACAAGCCACTGCATGGCGAATTGAAGCTGCCCGGCATGGCGACCGAGTTTTACAAGCGGCAGGTGGCGCAGCATCTGACCATCGGCATCAGGGCGATGGAAAAGCTGTCCGAAATGCCGATGGAGCGGCTGCATTCACGCAAGCTCAGAAGTTTTTCGGAAACGGCATTCCAGTAA
- a CDS encoding endonuclease/exonuclease/phosphatase family protein, producing MEKVNFATLLTSIAFLAMLALSGALVAGFFGTLHPALDSFSHFRVHFAVLMALCALPLLATTFWPQAAAALVFAMAAFATTANTLPRFWAVQAYEASNNDGPVYRLLQMNLRYNNPTPEKVLSLIGRIQPDVITLDEVSDMWEAKFAPLTSAYPYRVFCPFPNGTFGVGLMSSRPFVAGTEPRCFGRGAMAIASVNLGGTPIDVAAIHLSWPWPREQYWQIGELAEPLASLGDTAIMAGDCNAVPWSAAVRRVAAISGLRLMPSVGPTWLYIKLPDFLRFAGLPIDQVFSRGAINIRSARRLEDTGSDHLPVLVEFSLRPEVEKPVDEHETATVSAEQPGKARS from the coding sequence ATGGAGAAGGTGAACTTCGCGACATTGCTGACGTCGATTGCATTCCTTGCCATGCTCGCGCTCTCGGGTGCGCTCGTGGCCGGGTTCTTCGGGACGTTGCATCCGGCCTTAGATTCCTTCTCGCATTTCCGCGTCCACTTCGCCGTGCTGATGGCGCTTTGCGCGCTGCCGTTGCTGGCCACGACATTCTGGCCGCAAGCGGCGGCGGCCCTGGTATTCGCCATGGCTGCCTTTGCCACCACCGCGAACACGCTGCCGCGTTTCTGGGCGGTCCAGGCCTATGAGGCCAGCAACAATGACGGCCCGGTCTACCGCCTGCTGCAGATGAACCTGCGATACAACAACCCGACGCCTGAGAAAGTCCTGTCGCTGATTGGCCGGATCCAGCCCGATGTCATCACCCTCGATGAGGTGTCCGACATGTGGGAGGCAAAATTCGCACCGCTGACCAGTGCCTACCCCTATCGGGTCTTTTGCCCCTTCCCGAACGGCACGTTCGGCGTTGGGCTTATGTCGAGCCGGCCCTTTGTCGCCGGCACGGAACCGCGCTGTTTCGGCCGCGGAGCCATGGCGATCGCCAGCGTCAACCTCGGCGGAACTCCCATCGACGTCGCCGCCATTCATCTCAGTTGGCCATGGCCACGCGAGCAGTATTGGCAGATTGGCGAATTGGCGGAGCCCCTTGCCTCGCTTGGCGACACGGCGATCATGGCGGGCGACTGCAATGCGGTGCCGTGGAGTGCCGCAGTCCGGCGCGTTGCCGCGATCAGCGGGCTGCGGCTGATGCCATCCGTCGGACCAACCTGGCTCTACATAAAGCTGCCGGATTTCCTGCGTTTCGCCGGCTTGCCGATCGATCAGGTTTTCAGTAGGGGCGCGATCAACATCCGCTCGGCGAGAAGGCTGGAGGATACCGGCTCGGACCATCTGCCTGTTTTGGTTGAGTTCTCGCTCCGGCCCGAGGTGGAAAAACCCGTGGACGAGCATGAGACGGCGACCGTGTCGGCAGAGCAGCCCGGCAAGGCGCGAAGCTGA
- a CDS encoding DUF922 domain-containing protein → MRATILMFLAAVGVLLGVATVACADVTVVIKTRTYAISGTSGEALVASMNRHGPHHGFLTRAIALTSYTKDWDLDLVQAEGSCRIKRAKGTLNLTYTYPRLTSVLPPVLGRRWKRFFAGVQAHEQTHGSIAKQMMKAAERSLTGLALQADAQCIKTRREARRRTDAIYDEYEARQNAFDAREHRDGGHVDRLVGALERS, encoded by the coding sequence ATGCGCGCAACCATCTTGATGTTCTTGGCGGCCGTCGGCGTACTGCTTGGCGTCGCGACCGTGGCATGCGCTGACGTCACGGTCGTTATCAAGACACGGACATACGCCATCTCAGGCACATCGGGCGAAGCCTTGGTGGCGTCGATGAACCGCCATGGGCCGCATCATGGTTTCCTGACCCGTGCCATTGCGCTGACCAGCTATACCAAGGATTGGGACCTCGACCTTGTCCAGGCCGAAGGTAGCTGCCGCATCAAGCGGGCCAAGGGGACGCTCAACCTGACTTACACCTATCCACGCCTGACTTCAGTGCTCCCGCCGGTGCTCGGCAGGCGCTGGAAGCGGTTTTTCGCTGGTGTTCAAGCGCATGAGCAGACCCATGGCTCGATTGCGAAACAGATGATGAAGGCCGCCGAGAGGTCGCTGACAGGCCTGGCACTCCAGGCTGACGCGCAATGCATCAAGACACGGCGTGAGGCGCGACGGCGTACCGATGCCATCTATGATGAATATGAAGCCAGGCAGAATGCCTTCGACGCGCGCGAGCACAGGGATGGCGGTCATGTCGACCGCCTGGTCGGTGCCTTGGAGAGGTCTTAG
- a CDS encoding electron transfer flavoprotein-ubiquinone oxidoreductase, translating to MSDIERESMEFDVVIVGAGPAGLAAAIRLKQVNPELSVVVLEKGGEVGAHILSGAVVDPIGIDRLLPGWRDEEGHPFKTPVTADHFLVLGPAGSVRLPNFLMPPLMNNHGNYIVSLGNVCRWLATKAEALGVEIYPGFAAAGLLFNDEGAVTGVVTGDMGVEKDGSHGPGFAPGMALMGKYVLIGEGARGSLAKQLMARYKLSDGREPAKFGIGLKELWQVKPENHRLGLVQHSFGWPLDMKTGGGSFLYHLEDNQVAVGFVLHLNYKNPYLSPFEEFQRFKTHPAISGTFEGAKRLGYGARAITEGGWQSVPKLSFPGGALMGCSAGLVNVPRIKGSHNAVLSGMLAAEHVAEAIGAGRANDELASYEAAWRATDIGKDLKKVRNVKPLWSRFGTIVGIGLGGLDMWLNTLFGVSPFGTLKHGKADYATLEPAAKHTKINYPKPDGVLTFDRLSSVFLSNTNHEENEPVHLLVGDMGLQQRSEHDVFAGPSTRYCPAGVYEWVDKDGNAAADPSAKDVRFVINAQNCVHCKTCDIKDPNQNINWVPPQGGEGPVYQNM from the coding sequence ATGAGCGATATCGAACGCGAAAGCATGGAATTCGACGTGGTTATCGTTGGCGCCGGCCCGGCCGGCCTTGCCGCCGCCATCCGCCTCAAGCAGGTCAATCCCGAGCTCTCGGTCGTCGTGCTCGAAAAGGGCGGTGAGGTTGGCGCCCATATCCTGTCCGGCGCCGTTGTCGACCCGATCGGCATCGACCGGCTCTTGCCTGGCTGGCGCGATGAGGAAGGCCACCCCTTCAAGACCCCGGTCACCGCGGATCATTTCCTGGTACTGGGGCCGGCAGGCTCGGTCCGTCTGCCCAATTTTCTGATGCCGCCGCTGATGAACAATCATGGCAACTACATCGTCTCGCTGGGCAATGTCTGCCGCTGGCTGGCGACCAAGGCCGAGGCGCTTGGTGTCGAAATCTATCCGGGCTTCGCAGCCGCTGGCCTGCTCTTCAATGATGAGGGTGCTGTCACCGGCGTCGTCACCGGGGACATGGGCGTCGAAAAGGATGGCTCGCATGGGCCCGGCTTCGCGCCCGGCATGGCGCTGATGGGCAAATATGTGCTGATCGGCGAGGGCGCGCGGGGTTCGCTCGCCAAGCAATTGATGGCCAGGTACAAGCTTTCCGACGGTCGCGAGCCGGCCAAGTTCGGCATCGGGCTCAAGGAACTCTGGCAGGTCAAGCCGGAGAACCACCGGCTGGGCCTGGTTCAGCATTCGTTCGGCTGGCCGCTCGACATGAAAACCGGTGGCGGCTCCTTCCTCTATCATCTCGAGGACAATCAGGTCGCGGTCGGCTTCGTCCTGCACCTCAACTACAAGAACCCTTATCTGTCGCCTTTCGAGGAATTCCAGCGCTTCAAGACCCATCCGGCCATATCAGGCACGTTCGAGGGTGCCAAGCGGCTGGGTTATGGCGCGCGCGCCATCACCGAGGGCGGCTGGCAATCGGTGCCGAAACTGTCTTTCCCCGGTGGCGCGCTCATGGGCTGCTCGGCCGGTCTCGTCAACGTACCGCGCATCAAGGGTTCTCATAACGCCGTGCTGTCTGGAATGCTGGCCGCCGAGCATGTCGCCGAGGCGATCGGCGCCGGCCGGGCGAATGACGAACTGGCTTCCTACGAGGCAGCCTGGCGGGCAACCGACATCGGCAAGGACTTGAAGAAGGTGCGCAATGTCAAGCCATTGTGGTCGCGCTTCGGCACCATCGTCGGCATTGGGCTTGGCGGCCTCGACATGTGGCTGAACACGCTGTTCGGTGTTTCGCCCTTCGGCACGTTGAAGCACGGCAAGGCTGACTACGCGACGCTGGAGCCCGCGGCGAAGCACACCAAGATCAATTACCCGAAGCCGGATGGCGTGCTGACGTTCGACCGCCTGTCCTCGGTGTTCCTGTCGAACACCAACCACGAGGAAAACGAACCGGTCCACCTGCTCGTTGGTGACATGGGCCTGCAGCAGCGCTCCGAGCACGATGTCTTCGCCGGACCTTCGACACGCTACTGCCCGGCGGGCGTCTATGAGTGGGTCGACAAGGATGGCAACGCCGCCGCCGATCCCTCGGCAAAGGACGTGCGCTTCGTCATCAACGCGCAGAACTGCGTGCACTGCAAGACATGCGACATCAAGGACCCGAACCAGAATATCAACTGGGTGCCGCCGCAAGGCGGCGAGGGCCCGGTCTATCAGAACATGTGA
- a CDS encoding uracil-DNA glycosylase, with product MNAAAPTNRPDLADLLAFYASVGVDDALEDEPVNRFAEAAQRPVERATATPPARESTQQPPSTPPRPDMSRLPDAPPARAPAATAVPDEAQAALARQLAATASTLDELRQHMAAFDGCNLKSTAKNLVFADGNPNAAVMLVGEAPGRDEDIEGLPFVGRSGRLLDRMLAAIGLDRTSVYIANVIPWRPPGNRTPTPHETEICRPFIERQIELVNPKVLINLGGPSAKTLLNTTEGILRLRGNWRAHTTASGIAIPAMPTLHPAYLLRTPAHKKLAWRDFLEVKTKLRSLN from the coding sequence ATGAATGCGGCCGCCCCAACCAACCGACCTGACCTCGCCGACCTGCTGGCCTTCTATGCCAGCGTCGGCGTTGATGACGCGCTCGAAGACGAGCCGGTAAACCGCTTTGCCGAGGCGGCGCAAAGGCCAGTTGAACGCGCAACCGCCACACCTCCCGCGCGCGAAAGCACCCAGCAGCCCCCGTCAACACCGCCGCGGCCAGATATGAGCCGGTTGCCGGACGCACCGCCGGCACGCGCGCCTGCCGCCACGGCGGTGCCCGACGAAGCGCAGGCAGCGCTTGCGCGCCAATTGGCGGCGACCGCGTCGACGCTGGATGAACTTCGCCAGCACATGGCGGCCTTCGATGGCTGCAATCTGAAATCCACGGCCAAGAATCTGGTCTTCGCCGACGGCAACCCGAACGCCGCCGTCATGCTGGTCGGCGAGGCGCCAGGCCGCGACGAGGATATCGAGGGCCTGCCCTTCGTTGGCCGCTCCGGACGGTTGCTCGACCGCATGCTGGCGGCGATCGGGCTAGACCGGACTTCGGTCTATATCGCCAATGTGATTCCGTGGCGCCCGCCGGGCAACCGCACGCCGACACCACACGAAACCGAGATCTGCCGGCCGTTCATCGAACGGCAGATCGAACTGGTCAATCCAAAGGTGCTGATCAATCTCGGCGGCCCTTCGGCCAAGACCTTGCTCAATACCACCGAAGGCATCTTGCGGCTGCGCGGCAACTGGCGTGCGCACACCACCGCTTCCGGCATTGCCATCCCGGCGATGCCGACCCTGCATCCCGCCTATCTCCTGAGAACACCCGCGCACAAGAAGCTGGCTTGGCGGGATTTTCTCGAAGTGAAGACGAAACTGCGGTCGCTGAACTGA
- a CDS encoding helix-turn-helix domain-containing protein — protein sequence MTTAQTSAGSLIREWRTRRRMSQLDLAMEADISQRHLSFVESGRSAPSRDMVLHLAEQLEIPLRQRNQLLLAAGFAPSFGERQLTDASLAPAMAAVEIVLKGHEPFPALAVDRHWNLVAANAAIGPFLANVVEASLLTPPVNVLRLSLHPGGVAPRIVNLAEWRAHLLDRLKRQNDATGDPVLVELERELRTYPSGLKGNRPVPVEPNAIVHPLRLAHGDAVLSFISTITVFGTPLDVTLSELAIESFFPADEQTGAALTRLARDRAAKAP from the coding sequence ATGACAACAGCCCAGACTTCCGCCGGCAGCCTCATTCGCGAATGGCGCACGCGCCGGCGAATGAGCCAGCTCGATCTCGCCATGGAAGCCGATATCTCGCAGCGGCATCTCTCCTTCGTCGAAAGCGGCCGCTCGGCCCCGTCGCGCGACATGGTGCTGCATCTGGCCGAACAGCTGGAAATACCGCTTCGGCAACGCAACCAGCTGCTCCTGGCAGCCGGCTTTGCGCCCAGTTTCGGCGAGCGGCAGCTCACCGACGCGTCCCTGGCGCCGGCGATGGCGGCGGTCGAGATCGTGCTCAAGGGCCACGAGCCGTTCCCGGCTCTGGCCGTCGACCGGCACTGGAACCTGGTTGCGGCCAATGCGGCCATAGGCCCTTTCCTCGCCAATGTCGTTGAAGCCTCGTTGCTGACGCCGCCGGTCAACGTGCTTCGTCTCAGCCTGCATCCGGGCGGCGTGGCGCCGCGCATCGTCAATCTGGCCGAATGGCGCGCACACCTGCTCGACCGGCTGAAACGCCAGAATGACGCGACTGGCGACCCTGTACTCGTCGAGCTGGAACGCGAATTGAGGACCTATCCATCAGGCCTGAAAGGCAACCGGCCCGTGCCGGTCGAGCCGAACGCGATCGTGCATCCGCTGCGGCTGGCGCATGGCGACGCGGTGCTTTCCTTCATCAGCACCATTACCGTTTTTGGAACACCGCTCGACGTGACACTTTCGGAACTGGCGATCGAATCGTTCTTCCCAGCCGACGAGCAGACCGGCGCCGCGCTGACGCGGCTAGCAAGAGACCGGGCGGCGAAGGCGCCGTAG